The nucleotide window GTCATCTTCAGTGCGCATGGCGTGTCCAAGGCGGTCCGCAACGAGGCCGACCGGCGTGGGCTGAAGGTGTTCGACGCCACCTGCCCGCTGGTCACCAAGGTCCATTTCGAAGTGGCCCGCCACTGCCGCGCCGGTCGCGACGTGGTGCTGATCGGCCACGCCGGCCATCCCGAGGTGGAGGGCACGATGGGGCAGTGGAGCCGCGAGGGCGGGGAGGGCCACATCTATCTGGTGGAAGACATCGAAGGCGTCGCCACGCTGGATGTCAGCCAGCCCGACAACCTGTTCTACACCACCCAGACCACGCTGTCGGTCGACGACACCGTGGGCATCATCCAGGCGCTGCAGGCGCGTTTCCCCGCCATCCAGGGGCCGAAGAACGACGATATCTGCTACGCCACGCAGAACCGCCAGGACGCCGTGCGCGACCTGGCCAGGCAGTGCGACCTGGTACTGGTGGTCGGTTCGCCGAACAGTTCCAACTCCAATCGCCTGCGCGAGCTGGCCGAGCGCGACGGTGTGGAGTCGTACCTGATCGACGGCGCGCACGAGATCGATCCGCGCTGGATCGAAGGCAAGCAGCGCATCGG belongs to Pseudoxanthomonas sp. F37 and includes:
- the ispH gene encoding 4-hydroxy-3-methylbut-2-enyl diphosphate reductase, translating into MDVLLANPRGFCAGVDRAIEIVKRAIETLGAPIYVRHEVVHNRFVVDDLKQRGAVFVEELDEVPDGATVIFSAHGVSKAVRNEADRRGLKVFDATCPLVTKVHFEVARHCRAGRDVVLIGHAGHPEVEGTMGQWSREGGEGHIYLVEDIEGVATLDVSQPDNLFYTTQTTLSVDDTVGIIQALQARFPAIQGPKNDDICYATQNRQDAVRDLARQCDLVLVVGSPNSSNSNRLRELAERDGVESYLIDGAHEIDPRWIEGKQRIGVTAGASAPDVLIDGVIQRLRELGAGGVSELDGEPENMVFALPKELRLQLVG